A genomic window from Lotus japonicus ecotype B-129 chromosome 1, LjGifu_v1.2 includes:
- the LOC130742673 gene encoding uncharacterized protein At2g29880-like, whose translation MSTSKISKVSWPVQVNGYFVQACLVQVANGERQVWGKETGVGWDHVQRNFDAPDEWWEKKIMENPNYEKLREKGLPFAHDLTMLYKDVVATGEHA comes from the exons ATGAGTACTTCTAAAATATCAAAAGTTTCTTGGCCCGTTCAAGTGAATGGATATTTCGTCCAAGCATGCTTGGTTCAAGTTGCTAATGGAGAACGCCAAG TATGGGGCAAAGAAACGGGCGTAGGATGGGATCATGTGCAACGCAACTTTGATGCACCAGATGAGTGGTGGGAGAAGAAGATCATG GAAAACCCCAATTATGAAAAACTTAGGGAGAAGGGACTTCCATTTGCTCATGACTTGACTATGCTTTACAAAGATGTTGTGGCAACTGGCGAGCATGCATGA
- the LOC130742684 gene encoding uncharacterized protein LOC130742684 — MPNGVQDADDGYLSSLENLGPSREEDSADSEDDSVGATYGLAGSQGNLSQGVESQRTGENGKRITQSKQIINKKKLNCLLKDSKCLDNSSIGEVMTELQTIEEVSNDIELHTKCCLLMMHTPARDMFVAMRGVEEKMLHCLKVAANNP, encoded by the exons ATGCCTAATGGGGTTCAAGATGCTGATGATGGATACCTCTCATCCCTAGAAAATCTTGGCCCTAGTAGAGAGGAAGACTCAGCTGATAGTGAAGATGATAGTGTTGGAGCAACATATGGTTTAGCTGGTTCACAAGGAAATTTGAGCCAAGGAGTGGAGAGTCAAAGGACTGGAGAGAATGGAAAGAGAATTACTCAATCTAAACagataattaacaaaaaaaaactcaattgcCTCCTCAAGGATAGCAAATGTT TGGACAATTCATCCATTGGTGAAGTGATGACTGAGCTTCAGACCATTGAAGAAGTTTCAAATGATATTGAGTTGCATACCAAATGTTGCCTACTAATGATGCACACGCCAGCTAGGGATATGTTTGTTGCAATGCGAGGTGTAGAAGAGAAAATGTTGCATTGCCTTAAGGTTGCGGCAAATAACCCCTAG